A stretch of Ischnura elegans chromosome 4, ioIscEleg1.1, whole genome shotgun sequence DNA encodes these proteins:
- the LOC124157045 gene encoding alpha/beta-gliadin clone PW1215 isoform X1 — MSPCQRMNMGPLWALLVVFAAAAQGEGRFRRQAHHLGAPQQFGLSPRPVPSQGPLRPAGPQLSFQFVPQQAYRQEGPTSAPQLLTVRPVSPQPSIQQQQTPRPRPTAAHIPSTAFLPTPRPAPASPQPVSSTRRPQHQQQGGGGSRGRQSVTREQLVDELPEDEEELDKPDRLTELLPLSKFDCSGRGTGYYADEGLQCEVFHYCQGGARHSWICPEGFSFHQVHLICMPPSHDNICKKSSQYHFVNDYLYRPLNAEEAQTKPNVTLRYADRYYPENYDRDEDDVQQPLVFNSPQSQRLPAPQAKRPQQQVLRPQQVVRLVQQPYRSNNQVFHSPEEVNIPLQQRRPLVQQRSQDSYEDDDYEERPSYRQG, encoded by the exons GATGAATATGGGGCCTTTGTGGGCCCTGCTGGTGGTGTTCGCGGCCGCAGCGCAGGGCGAGGGCCGCTTCCGCAGGCAGGCCCATCACCTGGGGGCCCCGCAGCAGTTCGGCCTCTCGCCGCGTCCCGTCCCCTCCCAAGGCCCCCTGAGGCCCGCGGGCCCGCAGCTCTCCTTCCAGTTCGTGCCGCAGCAGGCGTACCGCCAGGAGGGACCCACGTCGGCCCCACAGCTGCTGACGGTGCGCCCCGTGTCCCCCCAGCCCTCCATCCAACAGCAGCAGACCCCAAGGCCCAGGCCCACGGCCGCTCACATCCCGTCCACGGCCTTCTTGCCCACCCCACGCCCCGCCCCCGCCTCCCCACAG CCGGTGTCTTCGACACGACGGCCGCAGCATCAGCAGCAAGGAGGAGGGGGTTCTAGGGGACGACAGTCAGTGACACGGGAGCAGTTGGTAGATGAGCTGCCCGAGGATGAAGAGGAGCTGGACAAGCCTGACCGCCTGACGGAGCTGCTGCCCCTCTCCAAATTTGACTGCTCAGGACGAGGGACTGGTTACTACGCTGACGAGGGCCTCCAGTGTGAGGTGTTCCATTACTGCCAGGGCGGTGCCCGCCACTCGTGGATTTGCCCCGAGGGTTTCAGCTTCCACCAGGTGCACCTCATCTGCATGCCTCCCAGCCACGACAACATCTGCAAGAAATCGTCCCAGTACCACTTTGTCAATGATTACCTCTACAGACCACTGAATGCAGAGGAGGCCCAGACCAAGCCAAATGTCACTCTcag GTATGCCGATCGCTATTACCCTGAGAACTATGATCGTGATGAGGATGATGTGCAACAGCCGCTCGTGTTCAACTCACCTCAAAGTCAAAGGTTGCCTGCACCGCAAGCAAAGAGGCCACAGCAGCAAGTTTTGCGTCCCCAGCAGGTGGTGAGGCTGGTTCAACAGCCGTACCGAAGCAACAACCAGGTGTTCCACTCTCCTGAGGAAGTGAACATTCCGCTACAGCAGAGGAGGCCATTGGTACAGCAGAGATCACAAGACAGCTATGAGGATGACGATTATGAGGAACGGCCATCGTACCGGCAGGGCTAG
- the LOC124157045 gene encoding uncharacterized protein LOC124157045 isoform X2: protein MSPCQRMNMGPLWALLVVFAAAAQGEGRFRRQAHHLGAPQQFGLSPRPVPSQGPLRPAGPQLSFQFVPQQAYRQEGPTSAPQLLTPVSSTRRPQHQQQGGGGSRGRQSVTREQLVDELPEDEEELDKPDRLTELLPLSKFDCSGRGTGYYADEGLQCEVFHYCQGGARHSWICPEGFSFHQVHLICMPPSHDNICKKSSQYHFVNDYLYRPLNAEEAQTKPNVTLRYADRYYPENYDRDEDDVQQPLVFNSPQSQRLPAPQAKRPQQQVLRPQQVVRLVQQPYRSNNQVFHSPEEVNIPLQQRRPLVQQRSQDSYEDDDYEERPSYRQG from the exons GATGAATATGGGGCCTTTGTGGGCCCTGCTGGTGGTGTTCGCGGCCGCAGCGCAGGGCGAGGGCCGCTTCCGCAGGCAGGCCCATCACCTGGGGGCCCCGCAGCAGTTCGGCCTCTCGCCGCGTCCCGTCCCCTCCCAAGGCCCCCTGAGGCCCGCGGGCCCGCAGCTCTCCTTCCAGTTCGTGCCGCAGCAGGCGTACCGCCAGGAGGGACCCACGTCGGCCCCACAGCTGCTGACG CCGGTGTCTTCGACACGACGGCCGCAGCATCAGCAGCAAGGAGGAGGGGGTTCTAGGGGACGACAGTCAGTGACACGGGAGCAGTTGGTAGATGAGCTGCCCGAGGATGAAGAGGAGCTGGACAAGCCTGACCGCCTGACGGAGCTGCTGCCCCTCTCCAAATTTGACTGCTCAGGACGAGGGACTGGTTACTACGCTGACGAGGGCCTCCAGTGTGAGGTGTTCCATTACTGCCAGGGCGGTGCCCGCCACTCGTGGATTTGCCCCGAGGGTTTCAGCTTCCACCAGGTGCACCTCATCTGCATGCCTCCCAGCCACGACAACATCTGCAAGAAATCGTCCCAGTACCACTTTGTCAATGATTACCTCTACAGACCACTGAATGCAGAGGAGGCCCAGACCAAGCCAAATGTCACTCTcag GTATGCCGATCGCTATTACCCTGAGAACTATGATCGTGATGAGGATGATGTGCAACAGCCGCTCGTGTTCAACTCACCTCAAAGTCAAAGGTTGCCTGCACCGCAAGCAAAGAGGCCACAGCAGCAAGTTTTGCGTCCCCAGCAGGTGGTGAGGCTGGTTCAACAGCCGTACCGAAGCAACAACCAGGTGTTCCACTCTCCTGAGGAAGTGAACATTCCGCTACAGCAGAGGAGGCCATTGGTACAGCAGAGATCACAAGACAGCTATGAGGATGACGATTATGAGGAACGGCCATCGTACCGGCAGGGCTAG